In Crassostrea angulata isolate pt1a10 chromosome 4, ASM2561291v2, whole genome shotgun sequence, one genomic interval encodes:
- the LOC128180710 gene encoding pancreatic secretory granule membrane major glycoprotein GP2-like encodes MHGDSLYFRQNYKDCKTIEKNLTEGIEYSNELLCARHDRLYHFIIREVRLQVKLLCKFFSLDVVSSTPTDRQVHLQYFSDPALTRAKDFNRCQAGEKLYVRALSDVTDSNIKMRLSHCYITPAVITDLGMQYYIIKDGCVIDPNAVVFYQLDHETRFSFQYVEFSSSHGTVHLYCNATFCQKNDHSPACQPTCSSNVARSLRENYVINIQNDTDNDEEKRR; translated from the exons ATGCATGGTGATAGTCTCTATTTCAGACAAAATTACAAGGACTGCAAAACAATTGAAAAg AATCTGACGGAAGGTATTGAATACAGCAATGAACTTCTCTGCGCCCGTCATGATCGTCTGTACCACTTCATAATTCGTGAAGTTCGACTTCAAGTGAAACTGCTTTGCAAATTTTTCTCTCTTGATGTGGTTTCTTCAACACCTACGGATCGACAAGTTCATCTTCAATACTTTTCTGACCCCGCGCTCACAAGGGCCAAGGATTTCAATAGATGCCAAGCTGGAGAGAAGCTATATGTTCGGGCATTGAGTGACGTCACGGACAGTAACATAAAAATGAGATTATCACACTGCTATATCACACCAGCGGTTATCACTGACCTTGGGATGCAGTATTATATCATCAAAGATGG GTGTGTAATTGATCCTAATGCTGTAGTATTCTATCAGTTAGATCACGAAACAAGGTTCTCCTTCCAGTATGTTGAGTTCTCTAGCAGTCATGGTACTGTGCATTTATACTGTAACGCTACTTTCTGTCAGAAAAATGATCATTCTCCCGCCTGTCAACCCACGTGTTCTAGTAATGTGGCCAGAAGTTTAAGGGAAAATTACGTTATCAATATCCAAAATGATACCGACAATGATGAAGAAAAACGTCGTTAG